One stretch of Aquipuribacter sp. SD81 DNA includes these proteins:
- a CDS encoding SixA phosphatase family protein, whose product MTAATAPGESQTTRRGSRRLLVVRHAKAGYPEGVTDHDRPLTERGERDAAAVGRWMATERFVPDVVLVSDAVRAHRTWELAAPELGGAQPEVHVDRRLYNADADTVLELVRTHGGDAHTVAVVGHEPGLSTLARELADPETSDPQEIAGLSDRFPTAGVVVLRTRAAWVDTPLGGLVLARVVVPRN is encoded by the coding sequence GTGACGGCCGCCACCGCCCCCGGGGAGTCGCAGACGACCCGACGCGGCTCGCGCCGCCTGCTCGTCGTGCGCCACGCGAAGGCCGGCTACCCCGAGGGGGTCACGGACCACGACAGGCCGCTCACCGAGCGCGGCGAGCGCGACGCGGCCGCCGTCGGCCGCTGGATGGCGACCGAGCGGTTCGTGCCCGACGTCGTCCTCGTCTCCGACGCGGTCCGCGCCCACCGCACGTGGGAGCTCGCGGCGCCCGAGCTCGGCGGGGCCCAGCCCGAGGTCCACGTGGACCGGCGGCTGTACAACGCCGACGCCGACACCGTGCTGGAGCTCGTCCGCACGCACGGCGGCGACGCGCACACCGTCGCCGTGGTCGGCCACGAGCCGGGGCTGTCGACGCTCGCGCGCGAGCTCGCCGACCCCGAGACGTCCGACCCGCAGGAGATCGCCGGGCTCAGCGACCGGTTCCCGACGGCCGGTGTCGTCGTGCTGCGGACGCGGGCGGCGTGGGTCGACACCCCGCTGGGCGGGCTCGTGCTCGCCCGGGTGGTCGTGCCCCGGAACTGA
- the serB gene encoding phosphoserine phosphatase SerB — MSAPTTLLVTVTGEDRPGLTAALLRAAARPGVEVVDVEQVVLRGRLTLGVLLGVPSEAALEPLQDAVTATAADLGLDCATSPGRGDTAERRGGHLHVTMLGHPLLPEAVAAVSGVLAEAGANVDRLRRLASQPVTALELDVSGVDDAPALRAALARTAAERAVDVAVSPAGLVRHGRRLVVMDVDSTLVQDEVIELLAAHAGREAEVAAVTERAMRGELDFAASLHERVAALAGLPVSVFDEVRRALRLTPGARTLVATLHELGFTVALVSGGFMEVVSPLARSLGIRRVRANRLEVADGRLTGRVLGGVVDRAGKAEALRAFAREEGLPLERTVAIGDGANDLDMLAAAGLGVAFNAKPLVREQADAALTGPYLDAVLFLLGLDAEEIADATRA, encoded by the coding sequence GTGAGCGCGCCCACCACCCTGCTCGTCACGGTCACCGGCGAGGACCGACCCGGCCTCACCGCCGCGCTCCTGCGCGCCGCCGCCCGCCCCGGCGTGGAGGTCGTCGACGTGGAGCAGGTCGTGCTGCGCGGGCGCCTCACCCTCGGCGTCCTGCTCGGTGTGCCGTCGGAGGCCGCGCTCGAGCCGCTGCAGGACGCCGTCACCGCCACGGCCGCCGACCTGGGCCTGGACTGCGCGACCAGTCCCGGCCGCGGCGACACCGCGGAGCGTCGTGGCGGGCACCTGCACGTCACGATGCTCGGCCACCCGCTGCTGCCCGAGGCCGTCGCCGCCGTCTCGGGGGTCCTCGCCGAGGCGGGCGCCAACGTCGACCGGCTGCGCCGGCTCGCCTCGCAGCCCGTCACCGCGCTGGAGCTCGACGTCTCCGGCGTCGACGACGCCCCCGCGCTGCGCGCGGCGCTGGCCCGTACCGCCGCCGAGCGGGCCGTCGACGTCGCCGTCTCCCCCGCCGGGCTCGTGCGCCACGGCCGCCGTCTCGTGGTGATGGACGTCGACTCCACCCTCGTGCAGGACGAGGTCATCGAGCTGCTCGCGGCCCACGCGGGGCGCGAGGCGGAGGTCGCGGCCGTCACCGAGCGGGCGATGCGGGGGGAGCTCGACTTCGCCGCGTCGCTGCACGAGCGGGTCGCCGCGCTCGCCGGACTGCCGGTGTCGGTGTTCGACGAGGTGCGCCGGGCGCTGCGGCTGACCCCCGGCGCGCGCACCCTCGTGGCGACGCTGCACGAGCTCGGCTTCACCGTCGCGCTCGTCTCGGGCGGCTTCATGGAGGTCGTGAGCCCCCTCGCCCGCTCGCTCGGCATCCGCCGGGTCCGCGCGAACCGCCTCGAGGTCGCCGACGGGCGCCTCACCGGCCGCGTGCTCGGCGGCGTCGTCGACCGCGCGGGCAAGGCCGAGGCGCTGCGGGCGTTCGCGCGCGAGGAGGGACTGCCCCTGGAGCGGACCGTCGCCATCGGCGACGGCGCCAACGACCTCGACATGCTCGCCGCCGCCGGGCTCGGGGTCGCCTTCAACGCCAAGCCGCTCGTGCGCGAGCAGGCCGACGCCGCGCTCACCGGGCCGTACCTCGACGCGGTGCTGTTCCTGCTGGGCCTGGACGCCGAGGAGATCGCCGACGCGACGCGCGCGTGA
- a CDS encoding mycothiol transferase, whose product MDGVEVLVEAVGRVRGLARPVVDGLDEAALTRRPGGGNPVVWLVWHAARVQDDHVADATGGQQVWLAGGWARRFGLALEDADTGYGHAPEQVAAVRGVSGEDLAGYLEAVCDRTTEVLRGLGPDRLDDVVDDAWDPPVTLGARLVSVVEDDLQHLGQASYARGLG is encoded by the coding sequence GTGGACGGTGTCGAGGTGCTGGTGGAGGCGGTCGGTCGGGTGCGTGGTCTCGCCCGCCCGGTGGTGGACGGCCTGGACGAGGCGGCGCTCACGCGCCGTCCCGGCGGCGGGAACCCCGTCGTCTGGCTCGTGTGGCACGCGGCGCGCGTGCAGGACGACCACGTGGCGGACGCGACGGGCGGGCAGCAGGTGTGGCTGGCCGGCGGCTGGGCGCGCCGCTTCGGGCTCGCGCTCGAGGACGCCGACACCGGCTACGGCCACGCCCCCGAGCAGGTCGCGGCGGTGCGCGGCGTGAGCGGCGAGGACCTCGCCGGCTACCTCGAGGCCGTGTGCGACCGCACGACCGAGGTGCTGCGGGGCCTCGGTCCCGACCGACTGGACGACGTCGTCGACGACGCGTGGGACCCGCCGGTGACCCTCGGCGCACGGCTCGTGAGCGTCGTCGAGGACGACCTGCAGCACCTCGGCCAGGCCTCCTACGCCCGCGGTCTCGGCTGA
- the glgC gene encoding glucose-1-phosphate adenylyltransferase has translation MARRSGTKVLAIVLAGGEGKRLMPLTADRAKPAVPFAGNYRLIDFALSNVVNSGYRKVVVLTQYKSHSLDRHIAQTWRLTTLFGNYVAPVPAQQRLGKHWYLGSADAILQSLNLVHDEKPDYVVVVGADHVYRMDFSQMVDAHIESGVGCTVAAIRQPLQLADQFGVIEIEGSRPDRIARWREKPTDAQGLPDAPDQVLASMGNYVFTTEALVEAVTADADTEGSKHDMGGDIVPRFVDADDCGVYDFIRNDVAGSTERDRDYWRDVGSIDAYYEAHMDLISVYPVFNLYNYEWPIITAQTYYPPAKFVHGWQGRIGHAVNSIVSPGSVVSGAFVENSVLSPNVYVHSWATVSDSVVMDNVQIHRHAVVRRAILDKNCVVGEGVRIGIEPEEDRERGLHVTPSGITIIPKGTELR, from the coding sequence ATGGCGCGTCGGAGCGGCACCAAGGTCCTGGCGATCGTCCTGGCCGGTGGGGAGGGCAAGCGGCTCATGCCGCTGACCGCGGACCGGGCCAAGCCGGCGGTGCCCTTCGCCGGCAACTACCGGCTCATCGACTTCGCGCTGTCGAACGTCGTGAACTCCGGCTACCGCAAGGTGGTCGTGCTCACGCAGTACAAGTCGCACTCCCTCGACCGGCACATCGCCCAGACGTGGCGCCTCACGACCCTCTTCGGCAACTACGTCGCCCCGGTGCCGGCGCAGCAGCGCCTCGGCAAGCACTGGTACCTCGGCAGCGCCGACGCGATCCTGCAGAGCCTCAACCTCGTCCACGACGAGAAGCCCGACTACGTCGTCGTGGTCGGCGCGGACCACGTGTACCGCATGGACTTCTCCCAGATGGTGGACGCGCACATCGAGAGCGGCGTCGGCTGCACGGTCGCGGCCATCCGGCAGCCGCTGCAGCTGGCCGACCAGTTCGGCGTCATCGAGATCGAGGGGTCCCGGCCGGACCGCATCGCGCGCTGGCGCGAGAAGCCGACCGACGCCCAGGGCCTGCCCGACGCGCCCGACCAGGTGCTCGCCTCCATGGGCAACTACGTGTTCACCACCGAGGCCCTCGTCGAGGCCGTCACCGCCGACGCCGACACCGAGGGCAGCAAGCACGACATGGGCGGCGACATCGTGCCGCGCTTCGTCGACGCCGACGACTGCGGCGTCTACGACTTCATCCGCAACGACGTCGCCGGGTCCACCGAGCGCGACCGCGACTACTGGCGCGACGTGGGCTCGATCGACGCCTACTACGAGGCCCACATGGACCTCATCTCCGTCTACCCCGTCTTCAACCTCTACAACTACGAGTGGCCGATCATCACGGCGCAGACGTACTACCCGCCGGCGAAGTTCGTCCACGGCTGGCAGGGCCGCATCGGGCACGCGGTCAACTCGATCGTCTCCCCCGGCTCGGTGGTCTCCGGCGCGTTCGTGGAGAACAGCGTCCTCAGCCCCAACGTGTACGTGCACTCCTGGGCGACCGTCAGCGACTCCGTCGTCATGGACAACGTGCAGATCCACCGGCACGCTGTGGTGCGCCGGGCGATCCTCGACAAGAACTGCGTCGTCGGTGAGGGGGTCCGGATCGGCATCGAGCCGGAGGAGGACCGCGAGCGCGGCCTGCACGTCACGCCGTCCGGCATCACGATCATCCCGAAGGGCACCGAGCTGCGATGA
- a CDS encoding ABC transporter ATP-binding protein, whose translation MPDAVVDLDGVAVTRSGSTLLSDVTWTVREGERWVVLGPNGAGKTTLFDLLAARSFPSRGRVSVLGETLGEVDVFELRPRIGHSSASLAEGVPGRERVRDVVLTAAHGVVGRWREDYDDVDLQRADALLEAFGVAGLGDRTFGTLSEGERKRVLVARAVMTDPELLLLDEPAAGLDLRGREDLVTGLSRLAHDPAAPTTVLVTHHVEEIPPGFDHVLLLRKGQVVAAGPVETVLTARALSDTFGLALHVTVDEGRWSARAARATG comes from the coding sequence ATGCCGGACGCCGTGGTCGACCTCGACGGCGTCGCCGTCACCAGGTCGGGGTCCACCCTGCTCAGCGACGTGACGTGGACCGTCCGGGAGGGCGAGCGCTGGGTGGTGCTCGGGCCCAACGGGGCGGGCAAGACGACGCTGTTCGACCTGCTCGCCGCACGGTCGTTCCCCTCGCGCGGGCGCGTGAGCGTGCTGGGCGAGACCCTCGGCGAGGTGGACGTCTTCGAGCTGCGGCCCCGCATCGGGCACAGCAGCGCCTCCCTGGCCGAGGGCGTCCCCGGGCGCGAGCGCGTCCGCGACGTCGTGCTCACCGCCGCCCACGGGGTCGTGGGCCGCTGGCGCGAGGACTACGACGACGTCGACCTGCAGCGCGCGGACGCCCTGCTCGAGGCCTTCGGGGTCGCGGGCCTCGGCGACCGCACCTTCGGCACCCTGTCGGAGGGCGAGCGCAAGCGCGTGCTCGTCGCGCGCGCGGTCATGACCGACCCCGAGCTGCTCCTGCTCGACGAGCCGGCCGCGGGGCTCGACCTGCGCGGGCGGGAGGACCTCGTGACGGGCCTGTCCCGGCTCGCGCACGACCCGGCCGCCCCGACGACCGTCCTCGTCACCCACCACGTGGAGGAGATCCCGCCCGGCTTCGACCACGTCCTGCTGCTGCGCAAGGGGCAGGTGGTCGCCGCGGGGCCGGTGGAGACCGTGCTGACGGCGCGGGCGCTGTCGGATACGTTCGGCCTGGCGCTGCACGTCACGGTCGACGAGGGGCGCTGGAGCGCCCGGGCCGCACGGGCCACCGGGTAG
- a CDS encoding LLM class F420-dependent oxidoreductase, whose translation MSEDSGTSGTAAAAYDGTAVAEGRPVRIGVQLQPQHATYDAIRRAVDRAEAAGVDVVFNWDHFFPLYGDADGAHFECWTMLGAWAEQTERVEIGALVTCVGYRNPDLLADMARTVDHISGGRLLLGIGAGWFERDYDEYGYRFGTPGTRLADLADALPRIEARWSVLNPEPTRRIPVMVGGGGERKTLRLTARHADIWHGFGDADVLDRKHRVLDEWCAAEEREPSAIERSAGVEAAPEDVGDRLHALGTRLFTIGTDGPDFDLTLVERWVAWRDRMNDAHGTPGATASAG comes from the coding sequence ATGAGCGAGGACTCCGGCACGTCCGGCACGGCGGCGGCCGCCTACGACGGGACGGCCGTCGCGGAGGGTCGTCCGGTCCGGATCGGCGTGCAGCTGCAGCCGCAGCACGCGACGTACGACGCGATCCGCCGCGCGGTCGACCGGGCCGAGGCCGCCGGCGTGGACGTCGTCTTCAACTGGGACCACTTCTTCCCGCTGTACGGCGACGCCGACGGCGCCCACTTCGAGTGCTGGACGATGCTCGGCGCGTGGGCGGAGCAGACCGAGCGCGTCGAGATCGGCGCGCTGGTCACGTGCGTCGGCTACCGCAACCCCGACCTGCTCGCCGACATGGCCCGCACCGTCGACCACATCAGCGGCGGCCGGCTGCTGCTCGGCATCGGGGCCGGCTGGTTCGAGCGCGACTACGACGAGTACGGCTACCGCTTCGGCACGCCCGGCACCCGCCTCGCCGACCTCGCCGACGCCCTCCCCCGCATCGAGGCGCGCTGGTCGGTGCTGAACCCGGAGCCGACGCGGCGCATCCCCGTCATGGTCGGCGGCGGCGGCGAGCGCAAGACGCTGCGCCTGACCGCCCGGCACGCCGACATCTGGCACGGCTTCGGCGACGCCGACGTGCTCGACCGCAAGCACCGGGTGCTCGACGAGTGGTGCGCGGCGGAGGAGCGCGAGCCGAGCGCCATCGAGCGCTCGGCCGGGGTCGAGGCCGCGCCCGAGGACGTGGGCGACCGGCTGCACGCGCTCGGCACCCGGCTGTTCACCATCGGCACCGACGGTCCCGACTTCGACCTCACGCTCGTCGAGCGCTGGGTCGCGTGGCGCGACCGCATGAACGACGCGCACGGCACGCCCGGCGCCACCGCCTCCGCCGGGTGA
- a CDS encoding quinone oxidoreductase family protein: MRAVVVRSFGGPEVLVLDEVPVPRPAAGELLVDVEVCGVNYADTHATENTYLAPQQLPLVPGAEVVGRVREVGEGADAALVGRRVVGLVPHGGYAEVAVVPQATSVVIDEALPAADACALVLQGVTAWHLLRTSTRMAPGESVVVHSAAGGVGTVAVQLARQWQAGRVIASASTVAKRELAHELGADVVVDVSAAAAGGAGAVRDLLLSANDGRGVDVVLEMTGGDVFNGSYLALAPLGRLVVFGLASRRAGRSVAPVDLMASSRTVGGFWLQAALARGGLAPIMEELLSMTSAGLLRAVVGGSYPLAEAAQAHADMRARRTTGKVVLVP; this comes from the coding sequence GTGCGCGCGGTCGTCGTCAGGTCCTTCGGCGGCCCCGAGGTCCTCGTCCTCGACGAGGTCCCCGTCCCCCGCCCGGCGGCGGGCGAGCTGCTCGTCGACGTCGAGGTGTGCGGCGTCAACTACGCCGACACGCACGCGACGGAGAACACGTACCTCGCCCCGCAGCAGCTGCCGCTCGTCCCGGGTGCCGAGGTGGTCGGCCGCGTGCGGGAGGTAGGCGAGGGCGCCGACGCCGCGCTCGTCGGCCGCCGCGTCGTCGGGCTCGTGCCCCACGGCGGCTACGCCGAGGTCGCCGTGGTCCCCCAGGCCACGAGCGTCGTCATCGACGAGGCGCTGCCGGCCGCCGACGCCTGCGCGCTCGTCCTGCAGGGCGTGACCGCGTGGCACCTGCTGCGCACGAGCACCCGCATGGCCCCCGGCGAGAGCGTCGTCGTGCACTCCGCCGCCGGCGGCGTCGGCACGGTCGCGGTCCAGCTCGCCCGGCAGTGGCAGGCCGGCCGCGTGATCGCCTCCGCGTCCACGGTCGCGAAGCGCGAGCTCGCCCACGAGCTCGGCGCGGACGTCGTCGTCGACGTCAGCGCCGCCGCGGCGGGCGGCGCCGGCGCGGTCCGCGACCTCCTCCTCTCCGCCAACGACGGCCGGGGCGTCGACGTCGTCCTGGAGATGACCGGCGGCGACGTGTTCAACGGCTCGTACCTCGCCCTCGCCCCGCTCGGGCGCCTCGTCGTGTTCGGCCTCGCCTCGCGCCGCGCCGGTCGCAGCGTCGCCCCCGTCGACCTCATGGCGAGCTCGCGGACGGTCGGCGGGTTCTGGCTGCAGGCGGCGCTGGCCCGCGGCGGGCTCGCCCCGATCATGGAGGAGCTGCTGTCGATGACGTCGGCCGGCCTGCTGCGGGCCGTCGTCGGCGGCTCCTACCCCCTGGCGGAGGCCGCGCAGGCGCACGCGGACATGCGGGCGCGACGCACGACGGGGAAGGTCGTCCTGGTCCCCTGA
- a CDS encoding TldD/PmbA family protein, whose product MPASRGVDADFLALPLDDVVGAALDEVRAAGASYGAVRVHRVRDRVVRVRDRAVEGVSDVVRAGVSVRVVLDGAWGFAATGDLTGAAARDAARLALRGARVARPLVRRPVELADAPVQQGTWVSGYDVDPFAVPAAEQAELLLSWCGEVLATGGTHADAWLHCVKEQKLYADLAGTRTVQQRVRLQPELTALVVADDGRADTMRSLVPPAARGWEHALDPAGCGAEAATLAPLAAEKLAAPSVDPGRYDLVIDPTQLWLTIHESVAHATELDRALGYEAAYAGTSFATPDGLGSRRYGSPLMNVTGDRTEPHGLSSLGWDDEGVPATRWDVVRDGVHVGYQLDRAMAAERGTASNGCAYADGPLHAPLQRMPNVSLAADPAGADLDGLVAGVEDGVLVVGDRSWSIDMQRYNFQFTGQRFYRIRSGRLDGMLRDVAYQASTPEFWARLAAVGGPGTWSLQGALNCGKGQPGQAAPVSHGCPAVVVTDVAVLNTEEEGA is encoded by the coding sequence GTGCCGGCCAGCCGCGGCGTCGACGCCGACTTCCTCGCCCTCCCGCTCGACGACGTCGTGGGGGCGGCGCTCGACGAGGTCCGCGCGGCCGGCGCCTCCTACGGCGCCGTGCGGGTGCACCGGGTCCGCGACCGCGTCGTCCGGGTCCGCGACCGGGCCGTCGAGGGCGTCTCCGACGTCGTCCGCGCGGGGGTGTCGGTGCGGGTCGTGCTCGACGGCGCGTGGGGCTTCGCGGCCACGGGGGACCTCACCGGCGCGGCCGCGCGGGACGCGGCCCGCCTCGCGCTGCGGGGCGCGCGGGTCGCGCGCCCCCTCGTCCGCCGGCCCGTCGAGCTCGCCGACGCACCCGTCCAGCAGGGCACGTGGGTCTCCGGCTACGACGTCGACCCCTTCGCGGTGCCGGCGGCCGAGCAGGCCGAGCTCCTGCTGTCCTGGTGCGGGGAGGTCCTCGCGACGGGGGGCACCCACGCCGACGCGTGGCTGCACTGCGTCAAGGAGCAGAAGCTGTACGCCGACCTCGCCGGCACCCGGACCGTGCAGCAGCGGGTCCGGCTGCAGCCGGAGCTCACGGCGCTCGTCGTCGCCGACGACGGCCGTGCCGACACCATGCGCAGCCTCGTGCCGCCCGCGGCCCGCGGCTGGGAGCACGCGCTGGACCCCGCCGGCTGCGGGGCCGAGGCGGCCACCCTCGCGCCGCTGGCGGCCGAGAAGCTCGCCGCCCCGTCGGTCGACCCGGGGCGCTACGACCTCGTCATCGACCCCACCCAGCTGTGGCTGACGATCCACGAGTCCGTCGCGCACGCGACCGAGCTCGACCGGGCCCTCGGCTACGAGGCCGCGTACGCCGGGACGTCCTTCGCGACCCCGGACGGGCTCGGCTCGCGCCGCTACGGCAGCCCCCTCATGAACGTGACCGGCGACCGCACCGAGCCGCACGGGCTCTCGAGCCTCGGCTGGGACGACGAGGGCGTGCCCGCGACGCGCTGGGACGTCGTGCGTGACGGGGTGCACGTCGGCTACCAGCTCGACCGGGCCATGGCCGCCGAGCGCGGCACCGCGTCCAACGGCTGCGCGTACGCCGACGGGCCCCTGCACGCCCCGCTGCAGCGCATGCCCAACGTGAGCCTGGCCGCCGACCCGGCCGGTGCGGACCTCGACGGCCTCGTCGCGGGCGTCGAGGACGGCGTGCTCGTCGTCGGCGACCGGTCGTGGTCGATCGACATGCAGCGGTACAACTTCCAGTTCACGGGCCAGCGGTTCTACCGGATCCGCTCCGGGCGCCTCGACGGCATGCTCCGCGACGTCGCCTACCAGGCGAGCACGCCGGAGTTCTGGGCGCGGCTGGCCGCGGTCGGCGGCCCCGGCACCTGGTCGCTGCAGGGTGCGCTCAACTGCGGCAAGGGCCAGCCCGGCCAGGCCGCGCCCGTCAGCCACGGCTGCCCGGCGGTGGTCGTCACCGACGTCGCGGTCCTCAACACCGAGGAGGAGGGCGCGTGA
- the fabI gene encoding enoyl-ACP reductase FabI, with translation MALLSGKRLLVTGVLKDSSIAFHVARLAQQEGATVVLSSFGRTMKITQAIARRLPETAPVVELDVTDTSHLEALPGLLREQLGEDAALDGLVHSIGFAPQGAFDFLAAPWEDVATALHVSAYSLKSLSVACRELLHPGSSVVGLTFDASFAWPVYDWMGVAKAAFESTARYLARDLGPEGVRVNLVSAGPVRTTAAGSIPGFSQFEDTWEQRAPLGWDVGDPEPTARAVCALLSDWFPATTGEIVHVDGGVHAMGA, from the coding sequence ATGGCCCTGCTCTCCGGCAAGCGCCTGCTCGTCACCGGCGTGCTCAAGGACAGCTCGATCGCCTTCCACGTCGCGCGGCTCGCGCAGCAGGAGGGCGCGACGGTCGTGCTGTCGTCCTTCGGGCGCACCATGAAGATCACGCAGGCGATCGCGCGTCGCCTGCCGGAGACCGCACCGGTCGTCGAGCTCGACGTCACCGACACCTCCCACCTCGAGGCGCTGCCCGGCCTGCTGCGCGAGCAGCTCGGGGAGGACGCGGCGCTCGACGGCCTCGTGCACTCCATCGGCTTCGCCCCGCAGGGCGCCTTCGACTTCCTCGCCGCGCCGTGGGAGGACGTCGCGACCGCGCTGCACGTGTCGGCGTACTCGCTGAAGTCGCTGTCGGTCGCGTGCCGCGAGCTGCTGCACCCGGGCTCCTCGGTCGTCGGGCTCACGTTCGACGCCTCCTTCGCGTGGCCGGTGTACGACTGGATGGGCGTGGCCAAGGCCGCCTTCGAGTCCACGGCGCGCTACCTCGCCCGTGACCTCGGCCCCGAGGGCGTGCGGGTCAACCTCGTCTCCGCGGGACCGGTCCGCACGACGGCGGCCGGGTCCATCCCCGGCTTCTCGCAGTTCGAGGACACGTGGGAGCAGCGCGCCCCGCTCGGCTGGGACGTCGGCGACCCCGAGCCGACGGCCCGCGCGGTGTGCGCGCTGCTGTCGGACTGGTTCCCCGCCACGACGGGCGAGATCGTCCACGTCGACGGCGGCGTCCACGCGATGGGCGCCTGA
- the glgA gene encoding glycogen synthase, with the protein MHTGVITKEWPPAVYGGAGVHVVELVRALRAAGHEVDVHAFGDPEPGPGVHGHPEPAALAGANAALRTLGTDLQVAAAVDAAAAAAGPGRGLELVHSHTWYANLAGHLAAGLTGVPHVVTAHSLEPMRPWKAEQLGGGYRVSSWAEETAYRHAAAVIAVSAGMRADILRSYPFLDPERVPVVHNGIDSDDWRRDEDTDVVERLGVEPGRPAVVFVGRITRQKGLPYLLRACAELPPEVQLVLLAGAPDTPEIAAEVRGLVEGLRERRDGVVWVEQMLPRPEVCQVLSHATVFVCPSVYEPLGIVNLEAMACGAAVVGTATGGIPEVVDDGRTGWLVPIEQVGDGTGTPVDPDRFVADLARTLGEAVADPAEARRRGEAGRARAVEEFSWRTVAERTVAVYERALSRAG; encoded by the coding sequence GTGCACACAGGTGTGATCACGAAGGAGTGGCCGCCCGCCGTCTACGGCGGCGCCGGTGTCCACGTCGTCGAGCTCGTGCGGGCGCTGCGGGCGGCCGGTCACGAGGTCGACGTCCACGCGTTCGGCGACCCGGAGCCGGGGCCGGGGGTGCACGGGCACCCCGAGCCGGCCGCGCTGGCGGGGGCCAACGCCGCCCTGCGCACCCTCGGCACCGACCTGCAGGTCGCGGCGGCCGTCGACGCCGCCGCCGCGGCGGCCGGCCCGGGCCGTGGCCTCGAGCTCGTGCACTCCCACACCTGGTACGCGAACCTCGCCGGGCACCTCGCCGCCGGCCTCACGGGGGTGCCGCACGTCGTCACCGCGCACAGCCTCGAGCCGATGCGGCCGTGGAAGGCCGAGCAGCTGGGCGGCGGGTACCGCGTGAGCTCGTGGGCGGAGGAGACGGCCTACCGCCACGCCGCGGCGGTCATCGCCGTGAGCGCGGGCATGCGCGCCGACATCCTGCGCAGCTACCCGTTCCTGGACCCCGAGCGCGTGCCGGTCGTCCACAACGGCATCGACTCCGACGACTGGCGGCGCGACGAGGACACCGACGTCGTCGAGCGGCTCGGGGTGGAGCCCGGCCGCCCGGCCGTCGTCTTCGTCGGCCGCATCACCCGGCAGAAGGGCCTGCCGTACCTGCTGCGGGCGTGCGCGGAGCTGCCGCCGGAGGTGCAGCTCGTCCTGCTCGCGGGCGCGCCGGACACGCCCGAGATCGCCGCGGAGGTGCGCGGGCTCGTCGAGGGCCTGCGCGAGCGGCGCGACGGGGTGGTGTGGGTGGAGCAGATGCTGCCGCGCCCGGAGGTGTGCCAGGTGCTGAGCCACGCGACGGTGTTCGTCTGCCCGTCGGTGTACGAGCCGCTCGGCATCGTCAACCTCGAGGCCATGGCGTGCGGCGCCGCGGTCGTCGGCACCGCCACGGGCGGCATCCCCGAGGTCGTCGACGACGGGCGCACCGGGTGGCTGGTGCCGATCGAGCAGGTCGGCGACGGCACGGGCACCCCCGTGGACCCCGACCGGTTCGTCGCCGACCTCGCCCGGACGCTCGGCGAGGCCGTCGCCGACCCCGCCGAGGCGCGCCGGCGCGGCGAGGCGGGCCGGGCCCGCGCGGTCGAGGAGTTCTCGTGGCGCACCGTCGCGGAGCGGACGGTCGCGGTGTACGAGCGGGCGCTCAGCCGGGCAGGCTGA
- the fabG gene encoding 3-oxoacyl-ACP reductase FabG, whose product MPDAHVLVTGGNRGIGLGIARRLLVDGFAVTATSRSGTLPDDAPEGLRVVACDVTDAASVDAAVTAAEQEQGPVTRVVANAGVTADQLLLRMSEEEFSGVLDTNLGGAWRVLKRTSKSMIRARTGRVVLVGSVVGLYGSPGQTNYAASKAGLVGLARSVTRELGGRGITCNVVAPGFVDTDMTAALDEGRRDAYLAAIPAGRFGAVDDVAAAVSFLLHDAAGYISGAVVPVDGGLGMGH is encoded by the coding sequence ATGCCCGACGCGCACGTCCTCGTGACCGGAGGCAACCGCGGCATCGGCCTCGGCATCGCCCGCCGGCTGCTGGTCGACGGGTTCGCCGTGACCGCGACCTCGCGCAGCGGCACGCTGCCGGACGACGCCCCCGAGGGCCTCCGGGTCGTGGCGTGCGACGTGACGGACGCGGCCTCCGTCGACGCCGCGGTCACCGCCGCCGAGCAGGAGCAGGGCCCCGTCACCCGGGTGGTGGCCAACGCCGGCGTCACCGCCGACCAGCTGCTCCTGCGGATGAGCGAGGAGGAGTTCTCCGGCGTCCTCGACACGAACCTCGGTGGCGCGTGGCGGGTCCTCAAGCGCACGAGCAAGTCCATGATCCGCGCCCGCACGGGCCGGGTCGTGCTCGTCGGCTCGGTCGTGGGGCTCTACGGCTCGCCCGGGCAGACGAACTACGCCGCGAGCAAGGCGGGCCTCGTCGGGCTCGCCCGGTCGGTGACGCGCGAGCTCGGCGGCCGCGGCATCACGTGCAACGTCGTGGCGCCCGGCTTCGTCGACACCGACATGACGGCCGCGCTGGACGAGGGGCGCCGGGACGCCTACCTCGCCGCGATCCCGGCCGGGCGGTTCGGGGCCGTCGACGACGTCGCCGCCGCCGTGTCCTTCCTGCTGCACGACGCGGCGGGGTACATCAGCGGCGCCGTCGTCCCCGTCGACGGCGGCCTCGGCATGGGCCACTGA